The genomic region AACATTAAAAAGGCTGTTGTCTTAAGAGTCCCCTTCTAACATTAAGACAAAACAGGTACTCTCATTAGCTTGAAAACAAGAGCTACTATGGTCATTTGCTTCCTTTTCTCAAAATGGGCTCATATGTTTAATGAACCAATTTGGCCATCCCTTCGTTATCATAGAAGTCCATGTTATTTGCATGTCCTGAGTACAAACCAAGATCATCGACGTCGTGCTCGATTTCCCCAAAATTCGAGTACAATGTACTAGGGGAGAAATTGCTGTGTTCATATTGTTGCCGTGGGGTCAATGTGCTTGGAAACTCATATTGTGGGAAGTATTGAGCTGCTGTTTCACATATTTGTGGGTAATCCTAACCATAAGCCAATGGGAATTGTTAAATAAAGAGAAAGAAATTTCAGTtccattttatttctttcttcAGAATAAATTATGTCTACCTTTGAAGAATCAAGAATTAGATCAGGAGAGAGCCAAACATTGGCTACATCAATATTGACTGAAATGGGTTCGAATGGTTGTAATTGTGTGACTTCATGAGGGGGAGAAGTGATAGGGCTTGAATAATGACTCTCATTGTTGGGGTAACATGTTTGACACGAAATGTCACCAGAAGTGCTTAAAGGCTCGTTGCAGGTCCAGGTCGACGTGAGTTCCGTATTTATTGACCTGGTTTTGACCCTTGTGGCTCTCAATTCTCCATTAGTGTCAGTCGCCTTTGATTCGTTCCTTTTCATGACACGGCACAAGGCATAAGCACCCTGAAGAGGAATATCAAAATGAT from Gossypium arboreum isolate Shixiya-1 chromosome 1, ASM2569848v2, whole genome shotgun sequence harbors:
- the LOC108482638 gene encoding NAC domain-containing protein 71-like → MVSFRQATSATFGFRFHPTDEELIGYYLKRKTEGLEIELEVIPVIDLYKFDPWDLPEKSFLPKRDLEWFFFCPRDRKYPNGSRTNRATKAGYWKATGKDRNVVCQSAVSGYRKTLVFYQGRAPLGDRTDWVMHEYRLSDQPETSANQGAYALCRVMKRNESKATDTNGELRATRVKTRSINTELTSTWTCNEPLSTSGDISCQTCYPNNESHYSSPITSPPHEVTQLQPFEPISVNIDVANVWLSPDLILDSSKDYPQICETAAQYFPQYEFPSTLTPRQQYEHSNFSPSTLYSNFGEIEHDVDDLGLYSGHANNMDFYDNEGMAKLVH